The region TATTCAGGATGAATATAATTTTCCCATAGAAGAAAAAATTTCGAATGAGAAACTCCTTGCCATGCAAGAAGTTATTCCTTGGTATGCCGACATtgtaaactaccttgcttcaaagGAGTTACCAAGTGATCTCACACAAGCACAACAGAACAAGATCAAGCATGATGCTCGTCACTACATATGGGATGAACCTTATCTTTGGAAGCATTGTACAAATCAAATCATTCAAAGGTGTGTACCTGAATCTGAATTTCGTTCCATCCTTGCTTTTTGTCATGCTTATGCTTGTGGTGGACACTTTGGACCTAAGAGGACAACTCGTAAGATATTCGACAGCGGTTTATATTGGCCCACAATTTTCAAAGATTCTTATGCTTATTGTAAggcatgtgatcgttgtcaacgagTTGGTAACATAACGACCAAGGATCAAATGCCTCAAACTCCTATTTTAATTCTTGAGATTTTTTATGTTTGGGGTATGGATTTCATGGGACCGTTTCCCTCCTCTTTCGGCTATGAATATATTCTTTTGGCAGTGGACTAcgtgtctaaatgggtggaagcaattGCAACTAGAACGGATAATTAAAAAATGGTAGTGGGTTTTATTCGCTCCAATATTTTTGTGCGTTTTGGTACACCTAAGGCTATACTTAGTGATCGAGGCGctcatttttgtaacaagagTATGGAAGCATTGTTTCGACGTTATAGTGTAACTCACAAGGTGACAGTTGCTTATCATCCATAAGCCAACGGGCAAGCAGAGGTTTCTAATCGTGTAATCAAATTGATTCTTGAGAAAACTGTAAATCCAAACCAGAAAGATTGGAGTACAAGGCTTGATGATGCCTTGTGGGCGTATCTTATGGCATATAAAACACCTATCGGTATGTCACCATATCAGTTGGTGTATGGGAAGCCTTGCCATCTACCAGTAGAGCTAGAGCATAAGGCTTGGTGGGATGTAAAGAAGTGTAACATGGACATGGTTGATGTAGGACAACAACAAATGCTTCAATTGCATGAGCTAGAAGAAATAcgcaatgaagcatatgagagcTCGAGAATCTACAAGGAGAAAACCAAAGCTTTTCATGATAAACATATTCTTCGAAAGAGTTTTGTGGAAGGTCAGAAAGTTCTCATGTATCACTCTTGCCTTAAACTTTTTCCTGGGAAGTTGAAATCTCACTGATTAGGTCCGTTCACTATTACCAAGGTTTTTCCTCATGGAGCGGTCGAAGTTGTAAGTCCGAGTACCGGAAAGTCATTCAATGTGAATGGTCAGAGATTAAAGCCATATTACAAATCAATGGAGAAAGAACAAGCTGTTGTGATTCACCTCATTGACCTGGTATATGTTGATGAATGAAGCATTAAGTCGAGCTAGCGACGATAAACTTAGCCATTTtgtaatttagtttattttctttatttaaattgaacattatgtttttatttttgtttttgttgaggtaattttagtttaatttctGTAATTAgaaccgtgaaaatcgtgaaaaaaaaaatgaaaaagtttgaaaaaaaagggactcaggccgcggcacattTTTCCTAGGTCGCAGCCCTTTTacgagaaaaaagaaaaaaaatgcatCAGGAGACTTCGTAGGTTGCGGCATGTATTTCTTAGGCCGCGACCCTTTTCTGAAAAAAAATGCTTCAGGAGTTCGCAGGTCGCGGCACGCATTTTGCAAGCCGCGACCTACGAACGGAATGTGAGACAAACAAGCTTCGCAGGCCGTGGCACGTCTTTCCTAGGCCACGACCCTTTTCCAGAAAGTAACGTCAGGTTTGTGTGTAGGCCACGGCACGCATTTTGCAAGCCGCGGCCTACGAACGGTATTTCAGCACATTTTCAATTTATAAACTCCATTTCATCATTCCTTTGAAAATCACCAAGAAAACCCCCAttcctctttcttctttttcccatAATTCTCATCACAAAACCCACATCAATTTCTCCATTTCCCCTTgttttctttattctttttcCATCACCATCACCCTAATTCATTCTACCCAtatctttctttcttcctccatTACTCCATAAACACATTTCCACCTTTATTCTCCCATACTAATCCGAAATTCACACATCCCATTTTGTTTTCTGCATTTCCTatacatttcatatatataatccAAGGAGGTTTGCACTCACATTCATTTCTCTCATCAAGTAAGTTTTTCTTTGATCAATTTTTCAAATTGTGAAAAGTATTTTGTTTTGTCAATTGAACAATTGAAATGTGGTGAATTTTAAAAACATTTGTGTGGTTGTTTATTTTGGTAATCAATGTCTCTTGCATTACTTTGATTATTAAttcatgcacattatgatttttgggaagttttacttcatggtctataatttttTGGAGATGGTATTTTTCTGCACTCTATGTGTTTGATAAAAAGCTTGTGAGGAATGGAGTATATGGTTGGTGTATGAGTGTTCTTGGGGTGAGTTAGAATTTGTTATGTAGGAGTTGAGTTGATGCATTGTGTCACTTTGACCCCGGAATTGGGGGCATCTAAACTTTGGTGTGGATCAATGTTGGCCATTGTGGTGTTTTTCTCTTAATCTTGTAATGACTAacaatggtgtttttgggttcttgttcttcatttttctaatttttggacAGCCATGGCTCCAAAGACAAATAGGAATCATGCTTCTTCATCGACACCAATTCCCTATGATCCCCAAAGGTTTGTGTCTATCAAGGCCTATGAGAGTTACATGAATGCCATTGCTCATGACAAGGCGTGGGTCCCTGAGCGAGGATTTGATCTTCACATGCATCATGATCAACCTTTCCTCATGCATCAAATTGAGTCTCGGGGTTGGGAAAAATTGTGTGCTCATCCTGAACCTGGCATTGGTCCTATTGTTCGTGAATTTTATGCCAACGCTGTGGCTCATGAAAATTACAAGGTGAAAGTGTCCTTCAAAGCATCTGATATTAATAGCTATTACGAGCTACCACACTTTCAACGTGATGAATATGGTTCGGTTAAAGATAATTTTAATCATCAAGCTATTATTGATGAAATTGCAATGTCGGGTGTTGTATGGACTTTATATAATAATGGGGCTCCTCACTACATCAAAGTCGCCTATCTAGATAGCAATACAAAAGCTTGGCAGCGGTTCATGGGGGCAAAATTAATGTCGACATCCCAACTTGGTCACGTTGATATTCATGAGGAAATTCTTCTTTATGCTATTCTCACTGACAAAACAATTAATGTGGGGAAAATTATTCATGGTCCATCATTCGAAGTATGAGCCAAGTAACGAATGGATTTTATGTTCCCTCATTGATCACTACGTAATGTAAGAAGGTGGGTGTTCCTTGGGATGAATCTGAAGACA is a window of Humulus lupulus chromosome 4, drHumLupu1.1, whole genome shotgun sequence DNA encoding:
- the LOC133832706 gene encoding uncharacterized protein LOC133832706 — encoded protein: MSPYQLVYGKPCHLPVELEHKAWWDVKKCNMDMVDVGQQQMLQLHELEEIRNEAYESSRIYKEKTKAFHDKHILRKSFVEGPFTITKVFPHGAVEVVSPSTGKSFNVNGQRLKPYYKSMEKEQAVVIHLIDLVYVDE